Proteins found in one Channa argus isolate prfri chromosome 7, Channa argus male v1.0, whole genome shotgun sequence genomic segment:
- the myh14 gene encoding myosin-10 isoform X2 → MSKPTGGGANDVTRFLSSGTGPGSPTSNSAFSAASQADWAAKRLVWVPSEKHGFESASIREERGDEVEVELTDSQRRLTLSREEVQRMNPPRFSKVEDMADLTCLNEASVLHNLRERYYSGLIYTYSGLFCVVVNPYKNLPIYTESIVEMYRGKKRHEMPPHIYAISEAAYRSMLQDREDQSILCTTNADVACVLHTCFLLRPLALSALLGGESGAGKTENTKKVIQYLAHVASSHKGGTLGRNKEAAQIDGSRSLTRGSTMVNRGELERQLLQANPILEAFGNAKTVKNDNSSRFGKFIRINFDVAGYIVGANIETYLLEKSRATRQAKDERTFHIFYQLLCGASKETRSDLLLGTADEYRFLSGGSIPVPGQSDSDNFTQTMDSMGIMGFTPEESVSMLKLISAVLQFGNISFMKEKNHDQASMPDNTAAQKLCHLLGINVLEFTRAILTPRIKVGREYVQKAQTKEQADFAVEALAKATYERLFRWLVHRINRALDRRQRQGASFIGILDIAGFEIFQLNSFEQLCINYTNEKLQQLFNHTMFILEQEEYQREGIEWNFIDFGLDLQPCIDLIERPAQPPGVLALLDEECWFPRATDRSFVEKLSAEQGSHPKFFKSKQPRGEADFSIIHYAGKVDYKADDWLVKNMDPLNDNVASLLHQSSDHFVSELWKEDIQTLPRVYFFDSYTTLQANGSDMDRIIGLDQVSSGENSGPVPFGAAGLKTKKGMFRTVGQLYKESLTKLMATLRNTNPNFLRCIIPNHEKKAGKLSHHLVLDQLRCNGVLEGIRICRQGFPNRIPFQEFRQRYEILTPNAIPRTFMDGKQASELMIRALELDHNLFRVGQSKVFFRAGVLGHLEEERDLKITDTIIRFQSAARGYLARKAFLKKQQQLSALRVMQRNCAAYLKLRNWQWWRLFTKVKPLLQVTRQDEEIQIREAELQKAKDTLTTVEQEYTELDRKHAQLLEEKAVLADQLQAEAELFAEAEEMRARLASRKQELEEVLSELESRLEDEEERGVQLTNEKKRMQQNIMDLEEQLEEEESARQRLLLEKVTLETKVKSLETDLLNAAEQKDRLSKEKKLLEERLSEVTDQLTEEEEKTKSLNKLKNKQEAVIADLEERLKREEQGRLEQEKWKRRMESESVEAQEQLSDLGMLTGELRGSLAQKEKEITILQGRLEEEGARRAEAQRALREAMSQVSELKEEVENERGMRERAEKQRRDLGEELEALRTELEDTLDTTAAQQELRSRREAELGELQRCVEEETRRHEVQLSELRVKHSAALDSLQEQLDNSKRTRQSLEKAKSALEEERQNLISELKSLQASRMESERGRKRADGQLQEVSARLTQADREREEREERIHKLQCEIESLSGHLTSTETKALRLSKEVSSLESQLHDAKELLQDETRQKMALASRVRALEEEKNGLMERLEEEEERAKELSRQIQTHTQQLAELRKQSEEVNTAVEVGEEVRRKLQRELDSAIQRERQKEEEKERVERQRERLREEIEDMTLALQRERQNCTALEKRQKKFDQCLAEEKAVSARLAEERDRAEADSREKETRYLALSRALQDAQDQKEELERVNKQLRMEMEQLVNQQDDVGKNVHELERTRRTLESEAQNLRVQTQELEEELSEAENSRLRLEVTLQALKAQFEREISTNEEKGEEKRRVLSKQLRELEIQLEEERSQRSQAASAKKGLEAELQEAEAQLETANRGKEEAVKQLRRLQGQMKELLRDLDESRLARDEVIAQSKDSEKKIQTLEAEVLQLTEELSVSDRQRRQAQQERDEMADEMVNSSSGKTALLEEKRRLEARVSQLEEEFEEEQTNSELLAERQRKTALQLETLTVQLQGERTLAQKAEAAREQLERHNKELKTRLGEMEGAVRGKHKLSITALEAKIESMEEQLEQERQERAIANKLVRKTEKKLKEVMMQAEDERRHADQYREQLDKSMARLKQLKRQLEEVEEENSRSNALKRKLQRELEELTDNSQTMTREISSLRSQLRRVPLPLAMRGRRALVDDLSLENSDSEEPPASPTPSSGLPGTPTPSSEHSLDPPPPYSVNNTE, encoded by the exons ATGTCCAAGCCAACGGGGGGCGGTGCCAATGATGTCACCCGCTTCCTCTCATCAGGGACAGGGCCAGGATCTCCCACCTCCAACTCTGCGTTCTCCGCTGCCAGCCAGGCTGACTGGGCAGCCAAGAGGCTGGTGTGGGTGCCGTCGGAGAAACATGGTTTTGAG TCAGCCAGTATTCGGGAGGAGCGTGGCGATGAGGTTGAGGTTGAGCTTACAGACAGCCAGCGGCGGTTGACTCTatccagagaggaggtgcagCGGATGAACCCCCCACGCTTTAGTAAAGTGGAGGACATGGCTGACCTCACCTGCCTCAATGAAGCCTCGGTGCTGCACAACCTGAGAGAGAGATACTACTCTGGCTTGATCTAT ACATATTCAGGGCTCTTCTGCGTGGTGGTGAACCCTTACAAGAACCTTCCCATTTACACAGAGTCCATTGTGGAGATGTATCGGGGCAAAAAGCGCCACGAGATGCCCCCACACATTTATGCCATATCAGAGGCTGCCTATCGCAGCATGCTTCAAG ACAGAGAAGATCAGTCTATCCTCTGCAC CACCAATGCTGATGTAGCCTGTGTCCTCCACACCTGCTTTCTGTTAAGACCTTTGGCTTTGAGTGCACTGCTTGG AGGCGAGTCTGgagcaggaaaaacagagaATACTAAGAAAGTCATCCAATATTTGGCTCATGTTGCCTCTTCCCATAAGGGTGGTACTCTGGGAAGGAACAAGGAGGCTGCTCAG ATTGATGGCTCTAGGTCCTTAACAAGAGGCAGTACTATGGTGAACAGG GGTGAGCTGGAGAGACAGCTGCTTCAAGCCAATCCCATACTGGAGGCCTTCGGCAATGCAAAGACAGTCAAGAACGACAACTCTTCTAGATTT GGTAAATTCATCCGCATTAATTTTGACGTGGCAGGTTATATTGTTGGTGCCAACATCGAGACCT ACCTCCTTGAAAAGTCCCGGGCCACCCGCCAGGCTAAAGATGAGAGAACGTTCCACATCTTTTACCAGTTGTTGTGTGGAGCTTCAAAGGAAACTAGAT CTGACCTTCTTCTAGGTACTGCTGATGAATACCGCTTCCTCAGCGGAGGCTCCATTCCTGTTCCTGGTCAGAGTGACTCTGACAACTTCACTCAGACAATGGATTCTATGGGCATCATGGGCTTCACCCCAGAAGAATCAGTGT CCATGCTGAAATTGATCTCTGCTGTGCTCCAGTTTGGGAACATTTCCTTTATGAAGGAGAAGAACCACGACCAGGCCTCCATGCCTGATAACACAGCTGCCCAGAAACTGTGCCATCTGTTGGGCATCAATGTTCTGGAGTTCACTCGGGCCATCCTCACTCCCAGAATCAAAGTGGGTCGAGAGTATGTGCAGAAAGCCCAGACTAAAGAACAG GCTGACTTTGCTGTGGAAGCCTTGGCAAAGGCCACATATGAGCGTCTTTTCAGATGGTTGGTCCACAGGATCAACAGGGCTCTGGACCGCAGACAAAGGCAGGGAGCTTCCTTTATAGGCATCCTGGATATAGCCGGCTTTGAAATCTTTCag TTAAACTCATTTGAGCAGCTGTGTATAAACTACACCAATGAGAAACTGCAGCAGCTCTTCAACCACACCATGTTCATCCTGGAGCAGGAGGAGTATCAGCGAGAGGGGATCGAGTGGAACTTCATTGACTTTGGCCTGGACTTACAGCCCTGCATTGACCTCATTGAGAGACcg GCACAACCACCTGGTGTTCTGGCTTTGCTGGATGAAGAGTGCTGGTTCCCTCGGGCAACCGACCGCTCGTTTGTAGAGAAGCTCTCTGCTGAGCAAGGCAGCCATCCAAAATTCTTCAAGTCAAAGCAGCCACGAGGGGAAGCTGACTTCTCCATTATTCACTATGCTGGAAAG GTGGACTATAAGGCAGATGATTGGTTAGTGAAGAACATGGATCCTCTGAATGACAACGTGGCATCTCTTCTCCACCAGTCATCAGATCATTTTGTCTCAGAGCTGTGGAAAGAGG ATATTCAAACTCTTCCTCGTGTGTACTTCTTTGACTCCTATACCACACTACAGGCTAATGGCTCTGACA tGGACAGGATTATAGGTCTGGACCAGGTGTCATCGGGTGAGAATAGCGGCCCAGTCCCATTTGGAGCAGCAGGACTGAAGACTAAGAAGGGGATGTTTAGGACGGTTGGTCAGCTCTACAAAGAGTCTCTCACCAAGCTGATGGCCACACTAAGAAACACCAACCCCAACTTCCTGCGCTGCATCATCCCCAACCACGAGAAGAAG gctGGAAAATTGTCACACCACTTGGTTTTGGACCAGCTGAGATGTAATGGAGTTCTGGAAGGCATCCGCATCTGCAGACAAGGCTTCCCTAACCGCATTCCATTCCAGGAATTcagacagag ATATGAGATCCTGACTCCTAATGCTATTCCTCGCACCTTCATGGATGGCAAACAGGCATCAGAACTTATG ATCAGGGCTTTGGAGCTGGATCACAACTTATTCAGGGTGGGTCAGAGTAAAGTCTTCTTCAGAGCTGGAGTCCTGGGTCAcctggaagaagagagagaccTTAAGATCACTGACACTATTATACGCTTCCAGAGCGCTGCCAGGGGCTACCTCGCCCGCAa AGCTTTTTTGAAGAAACAGCAACAGCTGAGTGCTCTGAGGGTGATGCAGAGGAACTGTGCTGCTTATCTTAAACTTAGGAACTGGCAATGGTGGAGGCTCTTCACTAAG GTGAAGCCCCTACTGCAAGTGACTCGGCAGGATGAGGAGATCCAGATCAGAGAAGCCGAGCTACAGAAAGCCAAGGATACACTCACCACTGTGGAGCAGGAGTACACTGAACTGGACAGGAAACACGCTCAG CTGTTGGAGGAGAAAGCAGTGTTGGCTGACCAGCTGCAGGCAGAGGCAGAGCTGTTTGCAGAGGCGGAGGAGATGAGGGCAAGATTGGCCAGTCGGAAACAAGAGCTGGAGGAAGTGCTGAGCGAGCTGGAGAGTCGtttggaggatgaagaggagagaGGTGTGCAGCTGACCAATGAGAAGAAGAGGATGCAGCAGAATATAATG gACCTGGAGGAGCAGttagaggaggaggaaagtgCTAGACAGCGCCTCCTGCTGGAGAAGGTTACCTTAGAGACAAAAGTGAAAAGTTTGGAAACTGACCTGTTGAATGCAGCGGAGCAGAAAGACCGACTCAGCAAG GAGAAGAAACTATTGGAGGAGCGTCTGAGTGAGGTGACTGACCAGctcacagaggaagaggagaaaacaaaaagtctgaACAAACTTAAGAACAAACAGGAAGCTGTCATTGCTGATCTAGAGG AGCGACTGAAGCGTGAGGAGCAGGGTCGCTTGGAGCAGGAGAagtggaagaggaggatggagagCGAGTCGGTGGAGGCCCAGGAGCAACTGTCAGACCTGGGCATGCTGACTGGTGAGCTGAGAGGAAGTCTGGctcagaaagaaaaggaaatcacTATCTTACAGGGCCG GCTAGAGGAAGAGGGAGCACGTCGAGCTGAAGCTCAGAGAGCACTGAGGGAGGCCATGTCCCAGGTGTCTGAGCTGAAAGAGGAAGTGGAGAATGAGCGAGGCATGAGGGAAAGAGCCGAAAAACAGAGACGGGATCTCGGGGAGGAACTGGAGGCCTTGAGAACTGAGCTGGAGGACACTTTGGACACCACAGCTGCTCAGCAAGAGCTTAG GTCTCGTCGTGAGGCAGAGTTAGGTGAGCTCCAGAGATGTGTTGAAGAGGAGACTCGCCGCCATGAAGTTCAGTTATCAGAACTCAGAGTGAAACACAGTGCTGCTCTAGATAGCCTGCAAGAACAGCTAGACAACAGCAAGAGG ACACGTCAATCCCTAGAGAAGGCCAAGTCAGCACTGGAAGAAGAGAGGCAGAATTTGATATCTGAGCTCAAGAGTCTCCAAGCAAGCCGcatggagagtgagagaggcCGTAAGAGGGCGGATGGTCAGCTGCAGGAAGTCAGCGCTCGTCTGACTCaggctgacagagagagagaggagagggaggagcgTATACACAAGCTACAG TGTGAGATTGAATCTCTTTCCGGCCATTTGACCTCTACTGAGACCAAAGCCCTTCGGCTCTCCAAAGAAGTTAGCAGCCTAGAGAGCCAGTTGCACGATGCaaag GAATTGCTGCAGGATGAAACTCGTCAGAAGATGGCTCTGGCCTCTAGGGTGCGAGCgttggaggaggagaagaatggACTGATGGAGAGActtgaagaggaggaggaaagagccAAAGAGCTAAGCCGACAGATCCAGACTCACACTCAGCAG CTGGCAGAGCTTCGTAAGCAATCAGAGGAGGTAAACACTGCGGTGGAAGTTGGAGAGGAGGTGCGTAGGAAGCTCCAGAGAGAGCTGGATAGCGCTATCCAAAGGGAGCgccagaaggaggaggagaaggagagagtggagaggcagagagagcgaCTCAGGGAGGAGATAGAGGACATGACACTGGCCCTGCAGAGGGAGAGGCAGAACTGCACAGCTCTAGAGAAGAGGCAGAAGAAGTTTGACCAG TGTCTGGCAGAGGAGAAGGCCGTGAGCGCTCGGCtggcagaggagagagacagagcagaagCAGACAGCCGAGAAAAGGAAACCAGATATCTGGCACTGTCTCGAGCTCTGCAG GATGCTCAGGACCAGAAGGAGGAGCTAGAGAGGGTCAACAAGCAGCTTCGTATGGAAATGGAACAGCTTGTAAACCAGCAGGATGATGTTGGCAAGAAT GTTCATGAGCTGGAGCGAACTAGGAGGACCTTAGAATCAGAAGCCCAAAACCTGCGAGTTCAGACGCAGGAACTGGAGGAGGAGCTATCAGAGGCGGAGAACTCGAGGCTAAGGCTGGAGGTCACCCTACAGGCGCTTAAGGCTCAGTTTGAGAGGGAGATCAGCACCAATGAAGAAaagggagaggagaagaggagggtgCTCAGCAAACAG TTAAGAGAGTTGGAGATCCAGttagaggaggagaggagtcAGCGATCTCAGGCTGCATCAGCCAAGAAGGGTCTGGAAGCAGAGCTGCAGGAAGCTGAGGCCCAGTTGGAGACAGCCAACCGTGGCAAAGAGGAGGCTGTGAAGCAGCTGCGGCGGCTGCAG GGTCAAATGAAAGAACTTCTTCGTGACCTGGATGAGAGCAGGTTGGCTCGGGATGAGGTGATAGCCCAGTCAAAAGACAGCGAGAAGAAAATCCAAACCCTGGAGGCAGAAGTCCTGCAGCTCACTGAG GAGCTGTCTgtatcagacagacagaggagacaggCTCAGCAGGAACGAGATGAGATGGCTGATGAGATGGTCAACAGCAGTTCTGGAAA GACCGCATTACTCGAAGAGAAGCGAAGATTGGAGGCTCGAGTCAGTCAGCTAGAAGAGGAGTTTGAGGAGGAGCAGACTAACTCTGAACTGCTTGCAGAAAGACAAAGGAAGACTGCTCTACAG TTGGAGACTCTGACCGTACAGCTGCAGGGCGAGAGGACTCTGGCTCAGAAGGCGGAGGCAGCTCGAGAGCAGCTAGAGAGACATAACAAGGAGCTGAAGACCCGGCTTGGGGAAATGGAAGGAGCGGTGAGAGGCAAGCACAAGCTCAGCATTACCGCCCTGGAGGCTAAGATAGAGTCAATGGAGGAGCAATTGGAACAGGAGAGACA GGAACGAGCCATTGCCAACAAACTGGTACGAAAGACcgaaaagaaactaaaagaagTAATGATGCAGGCAGAGGACGAGAGGAGACATGCAGACCAGTACAGAGAACAG CTGGATAAGTCGATGGCCCGCCTAAAGCAGCTGAAGAGGcaactggaggaggtggaggaggagaactCTCGCAGCAATGCCCTAAAGAGGAAGCTGCAAAGAGAGCTGGAGGAGCTCACCGATAACAGTCAGACCATGACACGAGAAATTTCCTCCCTGCGCAGTCAGCTCAG GCGTGTCCCGTTACCCCTGGCGATGCGTGGACGCCGAGCTTTGGTTGATGACCTTTCGCTAGAGAACTCTGATTCAGAGGAGCCCCCTGCCTCACCGACCCCCTCTTCTGGACTGCCAGGGACCCCGACTCCGTCATCTGAACATAGCCtggaccccccacccccctatAGTGTCAACAATAcagagtga